Proteins encoded by one window of Lathyrus oleraceus cultivar Zhongwan6 chromosome 1, CAAS_Psat_ZW6_1.0, whole genome shotgun sequence:
- the LOC127132405 gene encoding uncharacterized protein LOC127132405 — protein sequence MESKIKNYLENVEGFMDYTRKRTRTASEVDDNTAETNRPNSAVSGSPNTTKHIFNDTLEKLVMFGDYCMDSISNARKEDKGKELVVSRNQITPNHSSDPRMTEFDNPGAYTRQSKVDDWSEAELDALWIAVRKYGEGNWSAMLEDMSMPLLKDKTLEELATRWKEEASKIFPAAEPLPINTVFSNGTTTMPFPSPGTASPASGFSFLKLLAKVENESLKKKNSDMIKRLNQREMMNMGRQEIVATIATNDEAVVQPKLLLCGHFELPIVRMKKSAGNNDAGSSMENPIEIDD from the exons ATGGAATCAAAAATCAAGAATTATTTGGAAAATGTTGAGGGATTCATGGATTACACACGCAAGAGAACAAGAACTGCTTCTGAAGTTGATGACAATACTGCAGAAACTAATAGG CCAAATTCTGCAGTTTCGGGTTCCCCTAACACCACAAAACATATTTTCAATGATACTCTTGAGAAGCTTGTGATGTTTGG TGACTATTGCATGGACTCCATAAGCAATGCTCGAAAAGAGGACAAAGGTAAGGAGCTCGTCGTCTCAAGAAATCAAATTACGCCGAACCATAGCTCTGATCCCCGGATGACCGAGTTCGATAATCCCG gTGCATATACTCGACAAAGTAAGGTGGACGATTGGTCTGAGGCTGAACTAGATGCTTTGTGGATTGCTGTTCGGAAATATGGTGAAGGAAATTGGAGCGCCATGTTGGAAGATATGTCTATGCCACTTTTAAAGGATAAAACTTTAGAAGAGCTGGCTACAAGGTGGAAGGAAGAGGCGTCAAAGATATTTCCAGCAGCGGAGCCATTACCGATTAACACCGTGTTTTCTAATGGAACCACAACAATGCCCTTTCCAAGTCCAGGGACTGCATCTCCTGCATCTGGTTTTAGCTTTCTAAAGTTACTGGCTAAGGTGGAAAATGAAAGCCTGAAGAAGAAGAATAGTGACATGATTAAGAGGCTTAATCAGAGGGAGATGATGAATATGGGAAGGCAAGAAATTGTAGCCACAATTGCAACTAATGATGAGGCTGTAGTTCAGCCTAAGCTTTTACTTTGTGGTCACTTTGAGCTTCCCATTGTGAGAATGAAGAAGAGTGCAGGTAATAATGATGCAGGTAGTTCCATGGAGAATCCTATTGAGATAGATGATTGA